One Deltaproteobacteria bacterium DNA segment encodes these proteins:
- a CDS encoding propionate--CoA ligase, whose translation MTSFRDFHRRSVEDREGFWAEQAKLIHWQKPFSQVLDYSRPPFAKWLVGGETNLCYNSIDRHLAERGEQKALVYISTELDVEKSFTYRELHAEVQRVAAMMLSLGVRRGDRVIIYMPMVPEACFAMLACARIGAIHSVVFGGFAAASLAARIDDAQPKLMITADGGSRLGKITLYKALVDEAVRLAQKPPKKVLIFRRGLDTALRMNPERDVDWQELATKHATANVPCAWLESNLPSYILYTSGTTGKPKGVQRDVGGYAVALAASMQHIYDGRPGETMFTTSDIGWVVGHSYIIYGPLIAGLTTIIYEGVPIRPDAGIWWKIVQDHQVNVMFSAPTAIRVLKKQDPAFLTKYDLSSLRHLFLAGEPLDEPTHAWISQALNMPVIDHYWQTETGWPILSAMPGVERTPIKFGSPSFPVYGYDLRLLRESDASDAADNEKAVVAIVPPLPPGCLSTVWGDDDRFVRTYFSTFSKYQVYSTSDWGIRDSDGYYYILGRTDDVINVAGHRLGTREIEEAVNRHANIAECAVVGVADSLKGQMPLAFAVAKDSSHLVDVTARRALEMEVLETVDRQLGAIARPKAVHFVNLLPKTRSGKTLRRSIQALAEGRDPGDLTTIEDPGALQQIQEALKEAGN comes from the coding sequence ATGACGAGTTTTCGAGACTTTCATCGCCGCTCCGTCGAAGATCGCGAAGGGTTCTGGGCGGAACAGGCCAAGTTAATCCATTGGCAGAAACCATTTTCGCAAGTCTTAGACTACTCTCGCCCGCCTTTCGCAAAATGGTTGGTCGGCGGCGAAACCAATCTTTGCTACAACTCTATTGACCGTCACCTAGCTGAGCGCGGCGAGCAAAAGGCGCTGGTCTACATTTCCACGGAGCTGGATGTCGAAAAGTCTTTCACCTATCGAGAACTGCACGCCGAAGTTCAGCGTGTGGCGGCAATGATGCTATCGCTGGGCGTGAGGCGGGGCGATCGGGTGATTATCTACATGCCGATGGTTCCCGAGGCCTGCTTCGCAATGCTCGCCTGTGCTCGCATCGGCGCGATCCATTCGGTTGTCTTCGGCGGCTTTGCCGCGGCGAGTCTAGCAGCGCGCATCGATGACGCGCAGCCCAAACTCATGATCACGGCGGATGGCGGCAGCCGCCTGGGCAAGATAACCCTCTATAAAGCGCTCGTGGACGAAGCCGTCAGGTTGGCGCAAAAACCGCCGAAAAAAGTTCTTATCTTTCGGCGTGGGTTGGATACGGCGCTGAGGATGAACCCCGAGCGCGATGTCGACTGGCAAGAATTAGCAACCAAGCATGCCACCGCCAATGTCCCCTGCGCGTGGCTCGAATCGAACCTGCCGTCGTATATCCTCTACACCTCGGGAACGACGGGAAAACCAAAGGGCGTGCAGCGCGACGTTGGCGGCTACGCCGTCGCGCTGGCGGCGTCGATGCAGCACATCTACGACGGTCGCCCAGGGGAGACCATGTTCACGACCTCTGACATTGGCTGGGTGGTCGGCCACTCCTACATTATCTACGGGCCGCTGATCGCCGGCCTGACGACGATCATATACGAAGGCGTGCCGATCCGTCCCGATGCCGGTATTTGGTGGAAGATCGTTCAAGACCACCAGGTCAACGTCATGTTCTCTGCGCCGACGGCGATCCGGGTTCTCAAGAAACAGGATCCAGCGTTCCTGACGAAATACGATTTGAGCTCACTGCGCCATTTGTTTCTCGCCGGCGAACCGCTCGATGAGCCGACTCATGCTTGGATCTCCCAAGCGCTCAACATGCCGGTGATCGATCATTATTGGCAGACCGAAACCGGCTGGCCGATCTTGTCGGCGATGCCGGGGGTAGAAAGAACGCCGATCAAGTTTGGCAGCCCGAGTTTCCCGGTTTACGGCTACGACCTCCGCCTGCTGCGTGAAAGTGACGCCAGCGACGCGGCTGATAACGAGAAAGCCGTTGTTGCCATCGTGCCGCCGCTGCCGCCGGGTTGTCTCTCGACCGTATGGGGCGATGACGACCGGTTTGTCAGAACTTACTTTTCGACTTTTTCAAAGTATCAGGTTTACTCCACGTCCGACTGGGGCATTCGCGACAGCGATGGCTACTACTACATCCTCGGCCGCACCGATGACGTGATCAATGTCGCCGGCCACCGGCTTGGCACGCGCGAGATCGAAGAGGCAGTCAACAGGCACGCTAACATCGCGGAGTGCGCCGTTGTCGGCGTCGCCGATTCGCTCAAAGGCCAAATGCCGTTGGCGTTTGCTGTCGCGAAAGACAGTTCGCATCTCGTCGACGTGACGGCACGCCGCGCCCTGGAAATGGAAGTACTAGAAACTGTCGACCGTCAATTGGGCGCCATAGCGCGCCCGAAAGCGGTGCACTTCGTCAACTTGCTGCCGAAAACACGCTCCGGCAAAACCTTGCGGCGCTCGATCCAGGCACTTGCCGAGGGCCGCGATCCGGGCGATCTTACTACCATTGAGGATCCCGGTGCGTTGCAGCAGATCCAAGAGGCATTAAAAGAGGCAGGAAATTAG
- a CDS encoding extracellular solute-binding protein, whose amino-acid sequence MASLNIARIIGTVLLVIAILDFAAAQPKTLNDLARYTGADRERLLYQGAQKEGKLVWYTTLTVHKELAKVFQAKYRGVAVEVYRGPGTTVATKLLQESQAKRFIADTIETPFPTLLFLRENNLLFPFTSPHLAKYPENAKDNASSGMVYTALYRESYTGVVYNTKLIRDADVPKKFDDLLKPALKGKMGLPNAESALRGVGAIVTAKGENFLKSLAGQGIKQYSMGALGLTDLIVTGELPLMLTGFKSNADLAASKGAPIAWAPMELVATNAGGAAVVANAPHPHAALLFVDVLISPEGQKVMAEQFGYGSAAKEYGFKKWYPEQGLSYQKYEELTEKWQKQLAELVRK is encoded by the coding sequence ATGGCCTCGCTCAACATCGCAAGAATTATCGGCACAGTATTGCTAGTGATAGCCATCCTCGATTTCGCCGCTGCCCAACCAAAAACCTTGAATGACCTGGCGCGCTACACCGGCGCCGACCGCGAGCGCCTGCTCTATCAAGGCGCGCAGAAGGAAGGCAAGCTGGTCTGGTACACCACGCTGACCGTTCACAAAGAGCTGGCCAAAGTTTTTCAGGCCAAGTACAGAGGTGTTGCGGTCGAGGTCTATCGTGGACCGGGCACCACCGTCGCGACCAAGCTCCTGCAGGAGAGCCAAGCCAAGCGCTTCATCGCCGACACGATTGAAACTCCCTTTCCGACGCTGCTTTTCTTGCGCGAGAACAACCTGCTCTTTCCATTCACCTCGCCCCATCTCGCGAAGTACCCCGAGAACGCCAAAGACAACGCATCTAGCGGCATGGTCTACACCGCGCTCTATCGCGAGTCCTACACTGGCGTTGTTTACAATACCAAGCTAATTCGCGACGCCGACGTGCCGAAAAAGTTCGACGACCTGCTAAAGCCGGCGCTCAAGGGCAAAATGGGCCTGCCCAACGCCGAGTCAGCGCTGCGCGGTGTCGGCGCCATCGTTACAGCAAAGGGCGAAAATTTCTTGAAGAGTCTTGCCGGTCAAGGTATCAAGCAATACTCCATGGGTGCGCTTGGCTTGACCGACTTGATCGTCACCGGCGAGCTGCCGCTGATGCTCACCGGCTTCAAAAGCAACGCCGACCTCGCAGCGTCCAAGGGCGCGCCGATTGCCTGGGCACCGATGGAATTAGTCGCCACCAACGCCGGCGGCGCGGCGGTGGTCGCCAACGCGCCGCACCCTCACGCAGCACTGTTGTTTGTCGATGTTCTGATCAGCCCGGAGGGGCAAAAAGTCATGGCCGAACAGTTCGGTTATGGCAGCGCCGCGAAGGAATACGGTTTTAAGAAGTGGTACCCCGAGCAAGGCCTGTCCTATCAGAAATACGAAGAACTGACCGAAAAATGGCAGAAGCAGTTGGCCGAGCTAGTGCGCAAGTAA
- a CDS encoding xanthine dehydrogenase family protein subunit M yields MIPGSFEYYAPRSLSDAVKFLAEHRDDVKILSGGQSLLPLMKMRLSKPAYIVDIGRIPDLDKITEQGSSLVIGALVTHEQIEHSALLKQKCPLLPQTATTIADVQVRNRGTLGGSVAHADPAGDWPAAVLALDAEVQIAGPSGQRWLKCSDFFLGLLMSVLEPDEIVTAVRVPVTGGDKTAYQKAAPRSSGFAVVGVAARFAVDAAGVCTRAAIGITGVTDKAYRPQRTEELLTGKKLDANVIQQAAAEATRNIDVIEDINGSSEYRGHLTQVYVTRAIEAALHG; encoded by the coding sequence ATGATTCCCGGTTCCTTTGAATATTACGCACCCCGCTCGTTAAGCGACGCTGTGAAATTTCTCGCCGAGCATCGCGACGATGTAAAAATACTTTCCGGCGGCCAGAGTCTTTTGCCATTGATGAAGATGCGGCTGTCGAAGCCGGCCTACATCGTCGACATCGGGCGCATTCCCGATCTCGACAAAATCACCGAGCAGGGCAGCAGCCTGGTCATCGGCGCGCTGGTGACCCACGAACAGATCGAGCATTCCGCGCTGCTCAAACAAAAATGCCCGCTGCTGCCGCAAACCGCGACGACGATTGCCGACGTGCAAGTGCGCAACCGCGGCACCCTCGGCGGCAGCGTCGCCCACGCCGACCCGGCCGGCGATTGGCCGGCGGCTGTTTTGGCGCTCGATGCGGAGGTGCAAATTGCCGGTCCGTCAGGCCAACGGTGGCTCAAGTGCAGCGACTTTTTTCTCGGTCTTTTGATGAGCGTGCTCGAGCCGGATGAAATTGTCACAGCTGTAAGAGTGCCGGTTACCGGCGGCGACAAAACCGCCTATCAAAAAGCCGCGCCACGCTCTTCCGGCTTCGCCGTTGTCGGCGTCGCCGCGCGATTCGCGGTGGACGCTGCCGGAGTTTGCACGCGCGCGGCCATCGGCATCACCGGCGTGACCGACAAAGCCTATCGTCCGCAGCGCACCGAAGAATTGCTCACGGGAAAGAAGCTTGACGCGAACGTCATTCAGCAAGCCGCCGCCGAAGCGACCCGCAACATCGATGTCATCGAGGACATCAACGGCTCGAGCGAATACCGCGGCCATTTGACGCAGGTCTACGTGACCCGCGCGATAGAAGCGGCACTGCACGGCTAA
- a CDS encoding CoA transferase gives MHKLPLDGIRVIELTTGAAGPTVGRMLCEFGAEVIRCETRLRGDGHRGEDPKLWNKKPDFMKLQRGKKSFTVNMQTDKGRELVTQLIKRSDVLIENFGLGILEKWGLAYPQLQEINPACILIRVKGMGCTGPHATDLSYGPNVINNMGATYLWNYPDTDTPTAEARTQHPDFMGGIAGAFGVVCALLQRTQTGRGDMIDNAQLEIGASLLGPKYMEYSVNKHDPEPLGNLSLVAAPYGAYRCQGNDRWCAISVRTEEEWKSFAALLARSGMESNDNFATHLGRIRNRKELNEWVTRWTKERDAYEVMETLQAAGVRAAVVQDVEDQFKRDKQYAATGFLVELNEPEAGPIATENVPVRMSETPGEVRGLAPLMGEHTYEIARTLLGLSDSEIKQLDEEKVLY, from the coding sequence ATGCACAAATTACCGCTCGACGGCATCCGCGTTATTGAACTCACCACCGGCGCCGCCGGCCCCACCGTGGGGCGCATGCTTTGTGAATTTGGCGCGGAAGTCATCCGCTGCGAGACCCGGCTGCGCGGCGATGGGCATCGCGGCGAAGATCCCAAGCTGTGGAACAAGAAGCCGGACTTTATGAAGCTGCAGCGCGGTAAGAAGTCTTTTACGGTCAACATGCAGACCGACAAGGGCCGCGAGCTGGTCACGCAACTGATTAAAAGGTCGGACGTGCTGATCGAGAACTTTGGTCTTGGCATTCTGGAAAAATGGGGGCTCGCTTATCCGCAGCTCCAGGAGATCAATCCCGCCTGTATTCTGATTCGCGTCAAAGGCATGGGCTGCACCGGGCCCCACGCGACGGATCTGAGCTATGGCCCCAACGTGATCAACAACATGGGCGCGACTTATCTGTGGAACTATCCTGACACCGATACGCCTACGGCAGAAGCCAGAACCCAGCATCCCGATTTCATGGGCGGCATCGCCGGCGCCTTCGGCGTCGTCTGCGCTTTGTTGCAGCGCACGCAGACTGGCCGCGGCGACATGATCGACAACGCGCAGTTGGAAATCGGCGCTTCGCTGCTCGGGCCGAAGTACATGGAATACTCAGTGAACAAACACGACCCCGAGCCGCTTGGAAATCTCAGCCTGGTCGCAGCGCCCTACGGCGCCTATCGGTGCCAGGGCAACGACCGCTGGTGCGCGATTTCGGTTCGCACTGAAGAAGAGTGGAAAAGTTTTGCCGCGCTATTGGCGAGATCCGGCATGGAGTCGAATGACAACTTCGCAACCCACTTGGGGCGCATCCGCAATCGCAAGGAACTCAACGAGTGGGTCACGCGCTGGACCAAAGAGCGCGATGCCTACGAAGTCATGGAGACTCTGCAAGCTGCCGGCGTCCGTGCCGCGGTGGTGCAAGACGTCGAAGACCAGTTCAAGCGCGACAAGCAATACGCCGCCACGGGATTTTTGGTCGAACTGAACGAACCCGAGGCCGGCCCCATCGCCACCGAGAATGTCCCGGTGCGCATGTCGGAGACTCCAGGTGAAGTGCGCGGACTAGCGCCATTGATGGGCGAGCACACCTACGAAATCGCGAGAACGCTGTTGGGGTTGAGTGACTCTGAAATCAAACAACTCGATGAAGAAAAGGTGCTTTACTGA
- a CDS encoding CoA transferase: protein MDTVPRKGPLASYRVLDLAGPPGLHCTKLLADMGADVIKIEPPGGEESRRIPPFKDAVPHAETSLYFLHYNTNKRGITLDIEKPDGMAILLELVRTADVLIETYPAAQSEKLGLTYDNLSAINPRLVVTSITPFGRTGPWRDYQGDDLTSIAPGNLLYIAGEQGKEPIQPAGELGYGMAGTYTAFAIATALYHRVKSDRGQQIDTSIHECAAHIAGYAIPHYSASGIKPKRANRASREADLYDPFAVKDGYVRFFIVAREQWRRLVDWMGRPPSISGPEFEKTAYRRANPAVVQAAIAEFCRGFTKEEIYEEGQKRRISVTPINTAGEFVECSQTKARELFVEMDHPVVGKYPEYAGVPRLTECPGAIARRAPLLGEHNREIYCDELGLACDDLAALRASGVI from the coding sequence ATGGATACCGTGCCGCGCAAAGGTCCGTTGGCAAGTTATCGGGTCTTGGATTTAGCCGGTCCGCCCGGGCTGCATTGCACCAAGCTGCTCGCTGACATGGGGGCGGACGTTATCAAGATCGAACCGCCCGGCGGTGAAGAATCGCGGCGCATCCCGCCGTTCAAAGACGCCGTGCCCCATGCGGAAACCAGCCTTTATTTTTTGCACTACAACACCAATAAGCGCGGCATCACGCTCGATATCGAAAAGCCTGACGGCATGGCGATCTTGCTCGAGCTTGTGCGCACGGCGGATGTGTTGATTGAAACTTATCCAGCGGCGCAGAGTGAGAAGCTCGGGCTGACTTATGATAATTTAAGCGCGATCAATCCCCGCTTGGTCGTCACCTCCATCACGCCGTTTGGCCGCACCGGTCCGTGGCGTGATTACCAAGGCGACGATCTGACCAGCATCGCCCCGGGCAATTTGCTCTACATCGCTGGCGAACAGGGCAAGGAACCGATTCAACCGGCCGGCGAGCTTGGCTATGGAATGGCCGGGACCTACACGGCGTTTGCTATCGCCACGGCGCTCTACCACCGCGTAAAGAGCGACCGCGGCCAACAGATCGACACGTCGATACACGAATGCGCTGCGCACATCGCCGGCTACGCGATTCCGCACTACAGCGCCAGCGGCATCAAACCCAAGCGCGCCAACCGTGCAAGCCGGGAGGCCGATCTTTACGATCCGTTTGCAGTCAAAGACGGCTACGTGCGGTTTTTCATCGTCGCCCGGGAGCAATGGCGCCGGCTGGTCGATTGGATGGGACGGCCGCCGTCGATCTCCGGTCCGGAGTTCGAGAAGACGGCTTATCGGCGCGCTAACCCGGCGGTCGTACAGGCAGCCATCGCCGAGTTCTGCCGGGGCTTTACCAAAGAAGAAATCTACGAGGAAGGCCAGAAGCGGCGCATCAGCGTCACGCCGATCAATACGGCGGGCGAGTTCGTCGAATGCTCGCAGACCAAGGCCCGTGAGCTCTTCGTTGAAATGGATCATCCCGTGGTCGGCAAATATCCAGAATATGCCGGTGTGCCACGGCTGACGGAATGCCCCGGCGCAATCGCGCGCAGGGCGCCGCTGTTAGGCGAGCACAATCGGGAGATCTATTGTGATGAGCTGGGATTGGCGTGCGACGACCTCGCAGCACTGCGCGCCAGCGGGGTGATTTAG
- a CDS encoding AbrB family transcriptional regulator: MHLREQIPGILRALIVGITAGFLFAYLHTPIPWMIGPMIAVAALNLMGVRMHSPPYARQMGQVILGCGVALYFTPPVVAALAANLPAILAATVAVFIVAIVGALSLSKASGVDWKSTYFASIPGGAMAMAELAHHYGAQISPVAIAHSLRVSVVVIVIPFLLTYSGIPLEAAAYKPNLPLIPMVLVVWLLASGILGEVSERLHFHNGCLLVPIFFGAALNMSNVTLSAVPHWLTDFAQLMFGLVLGARYERAFFARHKMFIPFALINSFFMLIASAIAGAALAWLFGLPIATMLIATSPGGLAEMTITAQALHISVPLVVAFHLFRVVVVNMGTQHLYVATAWAMNRSRRGLKAKDL; the protein is encoded by the coding sequence ATGCATCTCCGCGAACAAATCCCCGGCATTCTCCGCGCCTTGATCGTCGGCATAACTGCCGGCTTTCTGTTCGCCTACCTGCACACGCCAATTCCCTGGATGATTGGGCCGATGATTGCCGTCGCGGCGCTAAACCTCATGGGCGTGCGCATGCATTCACCGCCCTACGCGCGGCAGATGGGCCAGGTGATTCTTGGCTGCGGCGTGGCGCTTTACTTCACGCCGCCGGTGGTCGCCGCCTTGGCGGCCAACTTGCCGGCGATCTTAGCGGCCACCGTGGCGGTTTTCATCGTTGCCATCGTCGGCGCTTTGTCGTTAAGCAAAGCCTCCGGCGTCGATTGGAAATCGACCTACTTCGCCTCGATCCCGGGCGGCGCCATGGCGATGGCAGAGCTGGCCCATCATTACGGCGCGCAGATCTCCCCTGTCGCCATCGCCCACAGCCTGCGCGTATCGGTGGTCGTCATCGTCATTCCGTTCTTGTTGACTTACAGCGGCATCCCACTCGAAGCGGCGGCGTACAAGCCGAACCTGCCGCTAATACCCATGGTCTTGGTAGTATGGTTGCTAGCAAGCGGAATTCTCGGTGAAGTCTCCGAGCGGCTGCACTTTCACAACGGCTGCCTGCTCGTGCCGATATTTTTCGGCGCCGCGTTGAATATGAGCAACGTGACACTCTCCGCCGTGCCGCATTGGCTCACCGATTTCGCTCAGCTCATGTTCGGCTTGGTTCTCGGCGCGCGTTACGAACGGGCGTTTTTCGCGCGGCACAAGATGTTTATTCCGTTTGCGCTGATCAATTCTTTCTTCATGCTGATCGCCTCGGCCATTGCCGGCGCAGCGCTGGCGTGGCTCTTCGGCCTACCGATCGCAACGATGCTCATCGCCACCTCGCCGGGCGGGCTCGCCGAGATGACAATCACCGCGCAAGCGCTGCACATCAGCGTGCCGTTGGTGGTGGCGTTTCACCTATTTCGTGTGGTGGTGGTGAATATGGGAACCCAGCATCTCTACGTCGCCACGGCCTGGGCGATGAACCGCAGCCGCCGCGGCTTAAAAGCAAAAGATTTGTAG
- a CDS encoding (2Fe-2S)-binding protein: MKQKIRVTINGRLYEEEVEPRILLAHFLREQIGLTGTHVGCVIGECGACSILLDGKVVKSCLHFAVQADGREITTIEGLAKDGELNPVQEAFVKNYAFQCGYCTPGMVMTSHALLKTNPDPSEEEIRKALAGNLCMCTGYVQIVNAVKDAAKGMKNG; the protein is encoded by the coding sequence ATGAAACAGAAGATTCGAGTGACGATTAACGGGCGGCTCTATGAAGAAGAAGTCGAGCCGCGGATTTTGCTGGCGCATTTTCTGCGCGAGCAGATCGGTTTGACCGGTACCCATGTAGGCTGCGTCATCGGCGAGTGCGGCGCTTGTTCGATTCTACTCGATGGCAAGGTCGTCAAGTCTTGCTTGCACTTTGCCGTGCAGGCGGACGGCCGCGAGATTACGACCATTGAAGGTTTGGCCAAAGACGGCGAACTGAACCCAGTGCAGGAGGCCTTCGTCAAGAACTACGCTTTTCAATGCGGCTACTGCACGCCGGGCATGGTGATGACCAGCCATGCGTTGTTAAAAACCAACCCCGATCCTTCGGAAGAAGAAATCCGCAAAGCCTTGGCCGGCAATCTCTGCATGTGCACCGGCTATGTGCAGATCGTCAACGCCGTTAAAGACGCAGCAAAGGGAATGAAGAATGGCTAA
- a CDS encoding xanthine dehydrogenase family protein molybdopterin-binding subunit, whose product MAKFVGSKTRSQEGPRHVTGRGLYTDDFQLPGMLQAMILRSPHAHAKILSVDPSEAVKHPNVFAVVTPDDVKKMTKPFKPGRYAAGLKRPIDEYAGAIDRARYVGEPLGAVAARDRGTAEDALELIQVEYDPLRANVDVREAIKPSAAALFDELGTNLAWTGSLQYGDIDAAFKSADRVVKESLKIHRYSSTPLEPFVIIASYDAASKRLTVWVTAQVPEVIYDGLREALGLQDIRVIIPDVGGGFGQKIHLIRKYVVLVSLLAIKSGRPVKWVEDRSEHMMAGGHACNQEVEAEAAVKNDGTVLGLKFKEYDDVGGTISTLTIHFTNKLNNLSNTYKTPAIYMEGNAVVTNKCPVIPNRGIGKPGMCWIWERMMDRVAQALNMSPVEVRRKNLIQANEMPYQTISGNVYDSGDYPGLLKTLLEKISYEKLLEEQTQARAQGKLVGVGVVIGVEPGGRNAARDMAIFPEMQNPPGSGGVNGAKIKLEKNGTLTLHLGSPNCGQAHETTTAQVAAEVLGSTPDKFSTSIPFDSDLSAWGVAAANSGNNFHLYDIGAVHGAASKLREKILKLAAFNLKADAAELTIEDSVVKVPGNTAKQITFAELGRIAYNNQHLIPADLEAGLEATFYYTFPHANPNIVPGADRKVRAQFTFSAGAHAAIVEVDKNTGSVHVKRYIIVGDNGTIINPDVVNGQVYGSAAHGIAVALGEGFMYSPEGQPLTITYLDYGKCSTAETPNVEVVHQPSPSPFTPLGQKAAGEGAAIPSPAAIASAVEDALRDYNVKVTDLPLTPEAVWRLLNHNPEKERRIF is encoded by the coding sequence ATGGCTAAGTTCGTAGGCAGCAAGACCCGCAGTCAAGAAGGGCCGCGCCATGTCACCGGGCGCGGGCTTTATACCGACGATTTTCAATTGCCGGGCATGTTGCAGGCGATGATCCTGCGCAGCCCGCACGCGCACGCGAAGATTCTCTCCGTCGACCCCTCCGAGGCGGTCAAGCACCCCAACGTTTTCGCTGTAGTGACGCCCGACGATGTTAAAAAAATGACCAAACCCTTTAAGCCGGGACGCTACGCGGCGGGGTTGAAGAGACCAATTGACGAATACGCCGGCGCCATCGATCGGGCGCGCTATGTCGGTGAGCCGCTCGGCGCTGTCGCAGCGCGCGACCGCGGCACGGCGGAAGACGCGCTGGAATTGATCCAGGTCGAATACGACCCGCTGCGCGCCAACGTCGACGTGCGCGAAGCGATCAAGCCTTCAGCGGCGGCGCTGTTCGACGAGCTCGGCACCAACCTGGCGTGGACCGGTTCGCTGCAATACGGCGACATCGATGCGGCCTTTAAATCGGCCGACCGCGTGGTAAAGGAAAGCTTGAAGATTCACCGCTACAGCTCGACGCCGTTGGAGCCGTTCGTGATCATCGCTTCCTACGACGCTGCCAGCAAGAGGCTCACTGTCTGGGTCACCGCGCAGGTGCCGGAAGTGATTTACGACGGTCTGCGCGAAGCGCTCGGCCTGCAAGACATTCGTGTGATCATTCCCGACGTCGGCGGCGGCTTCGGTCAGAAGATTCATCTTATCCGCAAGTATGTCGTGCTGGTTTCGCTGCTCGCCATCAAATCGGGTCGGCCGGTCAAATGGGTCGAAGACCGCAGCGAACACATGATGGCCGGCGGCCATGCCTGCAATCAAGAAGTCGAAGCCGAAGCGGCGGTGAAAAACGACGGCACGGTGTTGGGCCTCAAGTTTAAAGAATACGACGACGTCGGCGGCACGATTAGCACACTGACAATTCACTTCACTAACAAGCTCAACAATCTCTCGAACACCTACAAAACGCCGGCCATCTACATGGAGGGCAACGCAGTCGTGACCAACAAGTGCCCGGTCATCCCCAACCGCGGCATCGGCAAGCCGGGCATGTGCTGGATCTGGGAACGGATGATGGACCGCGTGGCGCAGGCGCTCAATATGAGCCCGGTGGAAGTGCGGCGCAAGAATCTGATCCAAGCCAATGAAATGCCCTACCAAACCATTAGCGGCAACGTCTACGACAGCGGCGACTATCCCGGTCTGCTGAAAACCCTACTGGAGAAAATCAGCTACGAGAAGTTACTCGAAGAACAAACACAGGCGCGCGCCCAGGGCAAACTCGTCGGCGTCGGCGTCGTCATCGGCGTCGAACCCGGCGGCCGCAACGCGGCGCGCGACATGGCGATATTTCCAGAAATGCAGAACCCGCCGGGCTCCGGCGGCGTCAACGGCGCTAAAATCAAGCTGGAGAAGAACGGCACCCTGACACTGCATCTAGGCTCGCCCAACTGCGGCCAGGCCCATGAGACCACGACGGCTCAAGTAGCGGCTGAGGTTTTGGGTTCAACCCCTGACAAATTCAGCACCAGCATCCCCTTCGACAGCGATCTGTCGGCCTGGGGCGTGGCCGCCGCCAACAGCGGCAACAACTTTCATCTTTACGACATTGGCGCGGTGCATGGCGCGGCGTCAAAGCTGCGCGAGAAGATTCTCAAGCTGGCCGCGTTCAACTTGAAAGCCGATGCCGCCGAGCTGACCATCGAAGACAGCGTCGTCAAAGTGCCGGGCAACACGGCCAAGCAAATCACCTTCGCCGAGCTGGGGCGCATCGCCTACAACAACCAGCACCTGATTCCCGCGGACCTGGAAGCCGGCCTCGAAGCGACCTTCTATTACACGTTTCCCCACGCCAACCCGAACATCGTCCCTGGCGCCGATCGAAAAGTCCGCGCCCAGTTTACCTTCTCCGCCGGCGCCCATGCGGCGATTGTCGAGGTCGACAAGAACACCGGCTCGGTGCACGTCAAGCGCTACATCATCGTTGGCGACAACGGCACGATCATCAATCCGGACGTCGTCAACGGCCAGGTCTATGGCTCGGCGGCGCACGGCATCGCCGTGGCCCTCGGCGAAGGCTTCATGTACAGCCCCGAAGGCCAGCCGCTGACAATTACCTATTTGGATTATGGCAAGTGCTCGACGGCGGAGACGCCCAATGTCGAAGTGGTGCATCAACCGTCGCCCTCACCGTTCACGCCGCTCGGCCAGAAGGCTGCGGGCGAAGGCGCGGCCATCCCCTCCCCCGCGGCCATCGCCAGCGCGGTGGAAGATGCGCTGCGCGACTACAACGTCAAGGTCACCGACCTGCCGCTGACACCGGAGGCGGTGTGGCGCTTGCTCAATCACAACCCGGAGAAAGAGCGGAGGATTTTCTAG